Below is a window of Myxococcus xanthus DNA.
CGTAGTCCAGCGCGACGGACGACCGGGCGTAGACGATGAAGAAGGTGTAGGTGTCCGCGGCGCGCTCGGCGGCGGCCACCTTCACGTCAGTGAAGCCCATCTTCTTCGTGAAGACGGCGGCGGCCTCCTTGGCCTTCTCGGACAACGGCACCGGCAGGGTGAACGACAGCTGCACCACGCCGTCGTCCCGCCGGTCGCCGTAGGGACGGATGATCTGCTTGCTCGGCTTCACCATCGGCTCACTTCCCTCCGGCCCGCTGAATCTTGACGCTGGAGCCCACCTTCTGGGCCAGCGGAGCGAACCGCTCCTTCTTCGTCTGCTCCAGGTAGAAGACGACCGACCACGTCGTCTTTCCGTCGCAGCCCACATACGTCACGGAATCCACCGCGCCACTGCCATCCGGCGCCACGTCCGTCTCCTGACGCTTCGCCGCTGGCTGGGCGCCCACCTTCAGACGCTCCCAGCCCTTGCCGCCAATGGACGCGACAATCTTGTCCACGCACGTCTGGGCCTTCATGCCCGCCGTCTGCACGGCGCCCACGTCCACCAGGAAGTAGGCGTCCCCACTGGGCGCCTGGAACTTGTTGGTCCCACCCTCCTCGGTGCGGTTCCATGAGGCGGGAACCTGGATGGACACGTTCTTCACCTGGACCTGCGCCAGCGCATCCGCGGAGCCGCCCGCGGAGAGGACCATGGCAAGGATTGAACCGAGCATCACTGCGCCTCCAGGAGTTCCAGGAACGGGTTGAAATAGTCCGGCGCCTTCTCCAGCACGCCGTCGAGGCCCTTGCCGCCGGTCTCCTCGCGCTTCACGTCACCGAAGTGGCCCCGGCCGATGGCGGTCACCATGCCCTCGTCGCGGCACTCCTGGAGCAACTGCTCCGCCCGGCCGAACACCTCGCGCGCGCGGTTGGCGATCTTGCCGTCCTCGCGGACGGTGAACTCCTCGTCGATGCCTCGCGCCGCGCGGTGGATGTAGGCCGCGGACTTGAGCGCCACGTAGCGGTCCGCCAGGAGCGGCGTGTGCATGGCCTCCGTCATCATGCCCAGCAGCTGGATGCCCTGCCGTGTCCACATGGCCACCAGGTTCGCCATCACGTCGTACGTGTGGCTGAAGAAGATGTCCGTCTCCTTGTGCTTGGTGGGCGGCATGTACTTCAACGGCGCGTCCGGGAAGCAGCGGCGCACCAGCATGGCCTGGGACAGCTCGAGCAGCAGCGTGTCCTCGCGGTACGGATCGATTTCGTACGCGTGGCCGATGCCCAGCTGCCAGTCCTTGAGGCCCGCGCGCTTGGCGAAGCACTCGTTGATGAACTGGCTGGCGATGACGGTGTGGGCCGCGTCGTACGCGTCCGCGGTGGTGATGTAGTTGTCCTCGCCGGTGTTGATGATGATGCCGGCCAGGGCGCAGATGCGGCGGCTGAAGTACTGGTCGATGAACGTGCGCCGCATGTTGATGTCACGGAAGAGGATTCCGTACATCGCGTCGTTGAGCAGCATGTCCAGCTTCTCGTAGGCCGCGCAGAAGGCGATCTCCGACATGCAGAGGCCGGACGAGTAGTTGGTCAACTGGATGTAGCGCTTGAGCTTGCGGCTCTCGTCGTCCAGGGCCTCGCGCATGATGCGGAAGTTCTCCTGGGTGGCGTAGGTGCCGCCGTAGCCCTCCGTCGTCGCGCCGTGGGGCACGTAGTCCAGCAGCGACTGCGCCGTGGACCGGATGACGGCGATGACGTCCGCGCCCGCCTGGGCCGCCGCGCGCGCCTGGTCCACGTCGTCATAGATGTTGCCCGTGGCCACGATGACGTACTTGTGCGGCGCCGGGGGCATGGGGAACTGCTTGCGGAGCTCTTCGCGCTGGGCGATGCGGGCCTTCAGGTCATCGAGCGCGGCGCGGGCTTCCGCGCGCACCTCCTCACGGAGGTTGTGCTCCTGCTCGGGCGACAAGGGGGCCAGCTTCTCCGTGGGGAGCGCCGTCAGCCGCTCCACGGCCTCCAGCGGACTCTTCGCACCCAACTGCAGCGCGCGGCCGTACCAGTAGGCGGCGCCCTTGTTGAGCACCCCGGCGGCCTTCAGCTTGTCCACCATCAGGTTGGCGAGCGGCACGCCCCGCGCGCCAGCTCCGGAGAGGCCGAAGAAGCGCAACACAGTGCGCTCGGTTGAAACAGTGGTGTTACGGCGGATGAGGTCGAAGATCGGGTTGACGATTTCGTCCGCCAGCTTGCGCGCATGTTCAATCCGCGCGTCTTCAATGAACGGGCCTGGCATGGACGCACCTTACCCGCCCGAACGACAGCGGGTAGCGCCGATGCGCACCTGTACAACGTTGCCGCACCGCATTATCGGTTCCGGGTTCAAAGCACCGAAGGGCCGGTGACCGTCCCCACCGACAGGACGGTGACGCCACCGGCTTTTCGGTGGCCACTCATGGACTCAACAGATAACCCACTGGAATCATTCAGAGTCGAGCGGTGGCATGTCCCCTGCTCAGGACGGGATTGCCTTACCCCCTGAGACAAGGAGAGTCCCTTGCAAACCCGCTCCCTGCTTCTAACCGCCATTCTCTTTGGCGGTTCGGCCGCCGTCGCCGCGACGCCCCCTCCCCTGACGACGGACACCGGATCCCCCGTGGGGACCAACCAGAACTCCAAGACGGCCGGCCCGCGTGGCGGCGTCCTCCTGGAGGACTTCCACCTCATCGAAAAGCTGGCGCGCTTTGACCGTGAGCGAATCCCCGAGCGCGTGGTCCACGCCCGCGGCACCGGCGCCTACGGCACCTTCGAGAGCTACGGCGACTTCTCCAAGCTGACGCGCGCATCCCTCTTCTCCGCCAAGGGCAAGAAGACGCCGATGTTCGTGCGCTTCTCCACGGTCATCCATCCGACGGGCTCGCCGGAGACGCTGCGCGATCCTCGCGGCTTCGCGCTCAAGTTCTACACGGACGAGGGCAACTGGGACCTGGTGGGCAACAACCTGCCCATCTTCTTCATCCGCGACGCCATCAAATTCCCGGACATGGTGCACTCGCTGAAGCCGTCGCCCATCACGAACAAGCAGGACCCGAACCGCTCCTTCGACTTCTTCTCGCACCTGCCCGAGTCGACGCACATGCTCACGCAGGTGTACTCGGACATCGGCATCCCGGCGAACTACCGCCAGATGAACGGGCACGGCGTGCACTCCTTCAAGTTCGTCAACGCGAAGGGCGAATACAAGTACGTGAAGTTCAACTGGAGCTCGCAGCAGGGCGTGAAGAGCCTCACCGCCGAGGACGCCGCCCGCGTCATCTCCGAGGACCACCAGCACGCCACCACGGACCTCTACGCCACCATTGGCGCGGGCAAGTTCCCCTCGTGGGAGCTGAGCGTGCAGGTGCTGGACCCCAAGGAGCTGGACAAGTTCAGCTTCGACCCGCTCGACGCGACGAAGATCTGGCCCGAGGCGCAGGTGCCGTCCATCAAGCTGGGCAAGTTCACGCTCAACAAGATGCCGGACAACTTCTTCGAGGAGACCGAGCAGGCGGCCTTCTCCCCTGGCGTGCAGCCGCCGGGCATCGAGCCCTCCGAGGACCGCCTCCTGCAGGGCCGCCTGTTCTCCTACGCCGACACCCAGCGCTACCGCATTGGCGCCAACTATCAGTCGCTGCCCATCAACCGGTCCCGCGCGACGGTGAGCAACAACAACCAGGCGGGCAGCATGAACTTCGCCAACACGAAGTCGGACGTGAACTACGAGCCCAGCGTCAGCCGTGAGACGCAGGACGCGCCGCAGTACCTCTTCTCCAACGCGCCGCTCAGGGGCACCACGCAGCAGGGCGGCATCGAGAAGACGGACAACTTCGCGCAGGCCGGCGCCTTCTATCTGGCGCTCGACGCGGGCGGGAAGGACCGCCTCATCAAGAACCTGGCCGCGGACCTGAATCAGGTGCGTGATGCCAAGGTGAAGGCCCGCATGGTGGGTCACTTCTTCATGGCCAACCCTGACTACGGCACCCGCCTTGCCAAGGCGGTCAACGTGAAGCTGGACGACGCCAAGGCCGCCGTGGCCACGCTCGCCGCCCGCTGATTCGTTCTTCTCCGGGCCCTGGCATGGCTGTCTCCGCCAGGGCCCGGCGCTTCCCGCCACTCCCCCTGGGAGAAGGCCGGGATGTGGCGGCGCCCAGCGACTCCCCCCTCTCGCCGCCCGTCGCATCCCGGTCTTCCCTCAGCGGGGGCAGGCCCCCTCTCTCTTCTGGAGTCCGCCATGATTCGCAAGCTGCTCTTGGGAACGCTGGGCCTGTTGATGCTGGGTGCCAGCGTGTTGACGGCCGCGTGGATGTCCCTGCGCGCCACGCCCGCGCCGCAAGGGCGTCTGCTGGCCACGAGCGAGGCGGAGCGCTACCTGCTGGCCGCCGCCCGTGCCGGAGAGACGGACATCGTCGCCGGGCTCGTCCAGGCGGGTACGCCGGTGGAGGCGCGGGATGCTCGCGGCTTCTCGCCGCTCATCCTCGCCGCGTACCACGGGCACGCGGACACGGTGCGCGCCCTGCTCTCCGCCGGCGCGGATGCGTGCGCGGGCGACAACAACGGCAACACCGCGCTCATGGGCGCGGCCTTCAAGGGCTATGCGGACATCGTCGGACTGATCAATCAGCAACCCTGCGCGGTGGACCAGAGCAACCGCTTCGGCCAGACAGCGCTGATGTTCGCGTCCCTGTTCGGCCGCAAGGAGGTGGTGGAGCAACTCCGGCAGCAGGGGGCCTCCCCTGACGTGCGCGATGGCAGCGGCCGCAGCGCCCAGGACTGGGCACGCACGCAGGAGCCGAACGCGCCCGTGCCCCAGGCGCCCACCGCGCCGGAGACGTCCGCCTCGGCGCGATGACACGAAGGTGCTGCTCCGCCCAGGATGAGGCAAGGAGGCCCCATCCCGGTGAAGACGCCGCTGGGCATCGGGCCAGACGGCTCGACGGCTAGACGTATCGCGTGCCGAAGAGCTGGAGCAACTGCGGCTCGGTGCGCAGCAAGTCCAGCGTCAGCGCGGCGTGGCCGGGCACGTACCCGTTGCCCACCACCATGGTGACATCCTTGCCCACGCCCTCGGCGCCCAGGGCCGCCGCGGTGAAGCTGGTGGCCATGGAGAAGAAGATGGCCGTGCCGCCGTCCTTCACCGACAGGATGGTGGCCATCTCCGTGTTGCCCACGCTGGCGCAGTTGACCACCAGGTCGCAGAGCTGACCGTCCGTCGCCTGGCTCACCGCTTCCATGACGTCCACGCCCTGAGTCGCGTCCACCTTCAGGGCCACGTCACACAGGCCAATGCCGGACAGCAGGTCCAGCGCGCCCTGCGACACATCGAGCGCCAGCAGCTTGCCCCGACTCTCCAGTTTGCGCCGCGCCTGCGCCAGACACAGCGCCCCGCTCTTGCCCGCGCCCAGCACCGCCACCGTCATGCCCGGCCGCACGTGCCGGGCCACCAGCGCGGGCGCGCCACACACGTCCAGCGCCGCGAGCGCCAACGTGTCCGGCATGTCCGTGGGCAGCTTCGCGTAGATGCCGCTGGCGAACAGGATCGCGTGTCCGCGGATGTCCACGCGGTCGATGTCCGCGTGCACCGCCTTCACCTCTTCGATGACCAGCGGCGTCAGCGTCAGGCTCACCAGCGTGGCGATGCGGTCGCCCACCTTGAGCAGCTCGCGCGCGGGGTGCCTGGCGCCCAGCTCCTTCACGCGGCCAATCAACATGCCGCCCGAGCCCGTCACGGGGTTCTGCATCTTCCCCCGCTCACGGACGATTTCCTGGATGCGCTCGCCAATGCGCTTCGCGTCGCCGCCCACCTCGCCCTTGATCTGCTTGAAGGACGCGGCGTCGATGTTGAGGCTCTCCACGTCGATGAGCAGCTCGGACTCGCGGCACGGCAGCGAAGGATCCAACTGCTTCGCGCGCTGGGGCAGCACGCCCTTCTCGCCAACGACGCGAGACAGCCCGTAGAGGTCGATGCTCATGTTCCCGTCTCCCTGAAGGTTGTCGGGCGCCCGGCCCCGCCACGGCGGGGCGCACCCAGGGAGGCGTCTACCCGCTCGGGCAGGGAAAAGGCCAGCGCCACGTCACGCGCGGTGGGCCGGGGCGTCCCCCAGCGGGCATCCCGACCACCGCGAGACAGGCCCTGGCCCCGTGCGTCAGTCCTGCGCCAGGTTCGGCACCAGGACGGACAGCGAGCGTGCGAAGCGGTACGACACACCGGAGTGGCCGTCCTCGAACTCCTCGTGGACGCGCTCGACGCCCGCGTTCTTGAAGTCCTCCGCGAGCATCCGCGTGCCCCAGCGGATGTTGAACTCGTCACGCGTCCCACAGTCCAGATACACCGTCTTCAGCTTCCGGAACGCGTCCATGAACTTGGGCACGAAGCGCACCGGGTCGTGCACCAGCCACCGGTTCCACACGTCGAGCCGCAGCCGGCCCGTGTTCGCGTCGAAGGGCAGCTCCACGTTGAGCGGCTCGCCCTTCTTCGGAGAATACGCGGCGGCCATCGCCAGAACGTTCACCACCGGGAAGTCGTCCCCGCGCATCTTCGTCTCACTCACGCGCGCCCGGAACTCGGCGTGCCACGCCTCCACGCCGCCGGCCTTCAGCAGCGCCGCCGCGGCCTTCGGGAGGTCCGGCAGGTAGCAGTATTCGAAGTAGGAATCCGCCGCGTGCGCGCCCACGTGGGAGAACAGTTCCGGGTGGTAGCGGCCCATCACCAGCGCGCCGTAGCCACCGGAGCTGTGCCCCACCACGGCGCGCGAGGCAGCCTTCGGCAGGGTGCGGTAGGTGCGGTCCACGAAGCCCACCACGTCCTTGGTCAGGTAGTCGCGGTACCGGCCAATGGCGTCGCTGTTCACCCACTGGCTGCCACCCAGCGACGTCCAGGCATCCGGGAAGACGCCGATGACGGGCGGAATCGCGCCGGACTCGACGAGGGCGTCCAGGCGCTGGGGGACGGTGGGCGCGAAGCCCGACGCGTTCGTCCACGAGCCGCCGCTGTTGCCGAAGGCATGCAGGAAGTAGACGACGGGGTAGCGTCTCTCATCCGCGCCGTAGCCCGGCGGCAGGTACACGGTGAGCTTGCGGCGAGCCGGGTCCCCCAGCGGGTTCGACTCCAGCGCGGGTGACAGCAGCTCACTCGACTCCAGCAATCCATTCATCCGTGCATTCCCTTCATCGGGCCCGCGGCTACGCGCGCGAACCGGGTTGCTTCCCCAGCACCTTCATCACCGCCTGGAGGTCCTCCCATGCCTTGCGCTTCTCCGCCGGGCTGCGAAGGAGGTACGCCGGGTGGAAGGTGGGCATCAGTTGGATGCCCTCGTAGGTGCGCCAGTTGCCACGCAGGCGGGTGATGGGCGTGCTGTCCCGCAGCAGCGTCTGCGCCGCGAACTTGCCCAGCGCCACCACCACCTTGGGCTGGATGGCGGCCAACTGCGCGCGCAGGAAAGGCTCACAGGCGGCAACCTCCTCCGGCTCCGGATTGCGGTTCCCCGGTGGCCGGCACTTCACGACGTTGCAGATGTAGACGTCGTCGCGGCGGTAGCCCATCGCGCCAATCATCTTCGTCAGCAGGTCGCCGGCCGCGCCGACGAAGGGCACGCCCTGCAGGTCCTCGTTCTCCCCCGGGCCCTCGCCCACGAACACCAGCTCCGCGCGGGGATTGCCCGAGCCGAACACGAGGTTCTTGCGCGTCGAGCACAGATTGCAGCGCTGGCAGTCGCCCAGCTCCCGGCGAATCTCATCCAACATCGGCCGCTCGCCGTTCGCCGCTCCAGGCAGAGCCCCAGCGGGCCGCGACGTGGGCGGCGGCGCATCCACACGCATCCCCGCGACCGGCGTTCGAGGCGCCGGAGGCTGGCCCTCAACGGCGCCGAGAGCCATCCCCCCAGGACGCATGGGAGGCGTGGACGGGGGCGGCACCCGGGCCGGCGCTGCGACACCGACTCCCGGCGGTGCCACTACACCAGCAGGAGTCGCCGGGCCCGGCCGCTCCGTGCCGATGGAACGGTGCTCCGGTGCCGGGCTTGCCAGCGGCGGACGGGGCAGCGGAGCCTCGGGGCGAGCAGGAGGCGCAGCGTCCACAGTTCCCTGTGTCCGGGCGAAGCGCGCGCGCAAGGAGGGAGCCGAGCGTTGGAGCTCGAGCGCCGCCTTGGCGTCAATCATCAGCACCCGGCCAGCGGCCTCCTCCTGCCAGAGGAGGTGGCGGCGCACATCGTCCAGCAGGGCGCTCAGGTCCTGCGAGGCCTCGGGCGTGTCATCAATCACGGTCCTGGATCGGTATCGGACGTGGCGCCCGTGCGCAAGGAAGCGGACGCCCAAGCCGGCTGTTCGCCTCCCGCCAGAGCAGTTCCAGGCCCACGCCCGGAGTCCTACCCCGCCCTGCCCCCAGTCATCCGCCCTGGAGGCACCCCGGACCCACGCTATCTTGCGCCCCGAACCCGGTGTCACGCAGCAAGGAGCCGCCATGGCGCACCAGAACCCGGATTACCGCCAGGACACGGAGGACCTGTTCACATCGGCCGCCTTCGTCATGGACCTGGGCATCCAGCCCGTGGACATCCGCCCCGGCGAGGTGGAGGCCCGGCTGGTGGTGCAGCCCCGACACCTGCAGCAGGACGGCGTCATCCACGCTGGTGTCCAGGCGACGCTGGCGGACCATACGGCGGGCGCGGCGGCCTTCTCCGTCGTTCGGAAGGGCCAGCGAGTGTTGTCCACCAGCATCACCGTCCACCTGCTCCAGACGGCGTCCGGTGAAGAACTGCGGTGCAAGGCCCGGGTGCTGCGCGCCGGCCGCCGGCTCATCGTCACGGAGTCCGAGGTCCACGCCGTCTCCGGCGGCACGCCCCGGCTCGTGTCGAAGACCACCGTCACCCTCGCAGTGATGGAGCCCCGCTAGGACGGAGACACGAGCAGCAGCTCGATGAGGGCCTGCGCCACCTCGCGCTTGCTGCCCTGGAGTTCATGCTGCGCGCCCGAACGCGTGAGCACCGTCACCCGGTTGGTGTCCGTTCCAAAGCCCGCGCCAGGGGCCGTCACGTCGTTGGCGACAATCGCGTCCAGCCCCTTGCGCTCCAGCTTGTCGCGCGCGTGCGCCACCACGCGCTCCGTTTCCGCCGCGAAGCCCACCAGCACCGGCCGCTTCGGCTGTCCCGCCACCTGGCGGGAGGCCTCCGCGAGCACGTCCGGCGTGCGCACGAGCGTCAGCGCCTCGGGCGACGTCGAAGCGCCCTTCTTCACCTTCTGCGGCGCGCGCGTCTCCGGGCGCCAGTCGCTGACCGCCGCAGTGGCGATGAACACATCCACCGTGCCCACCCGTGAGAGCACCTCGCGCGCCATGTCGTCCGCGCTCACCACGTCCACGATGTCCAAGCCGCCGCGCTCCACGGTGCCCACGGGACCAAGCACCACTGTCACCTCGGCGCCCAGGGTCCGGGCCGCGTGCGCGAGCGCCATGCCCATCTTCCCCGTGGAGGGATTGGAGATGAACCGCACCGGGTCCAGGAACTCGCGCGTGGGGCCCGCCGTCAGCAGCACCCGCTTCCCCGCCAGTGGGCCAGCGCCGAAACGCGCCGCGACCGCCTGGACGATGGCTGGAACGTCCGCCAGTCGCCCCTCCCCCACGTCACCACAGGCCAGCATCCCCGCGCCTGGGCCCACGCGCGAGAAGCGCGGATAGGCCAGCAGGGCCGCCAGGTTCTCCTGCGTCAGGGGGTTGTCCCACATGGCCACGTTCATCGCCGGCGCCAGCACCACCGGCCCCCGGAAGGCAAGCAGCGACGTCGTCACGGCGTCGTTCCCCATGCCCGCGCGGATGCGCGCCAGCAGGTCCGCGGTGGCCGGCGCCACGACGAACACCTCGGCCCAGCGCGCAAGGTCCAGGTGGCCGAAGTTCCCCTCCTGGGCAGGGTCGAAATAGTCCGTGAGCACAGGGTGCCCGCTGAGCGCCTGGAAGGTGAGCGGGGTGACGAACTGGCGCGCGGACTCCGTCATGGCCACCCGCACCTCGGCGCCTGCACGCGACAGTTCCCGCACCAGCTCGCAGGCCTTGTACGCCGCGATGCCGCCACCCACGCCAACGACCACCCGGCGGCCTTTCAGAGTCGTCACGTCCATGCGGCTTCCTAATGCGCGGGGAGGCGGGCTCGCAACCGTCCCGGCAGGGCCTCAGTGGGCCATCATCACGACGTCACTGCTCGAAGGCACATCCACGACGCGGACCTCCGGTCCGCCTGGGGTCTCCACGTGGAAGTTGCCCCACACCAGCGTGTACCGCCCGGGCCGCAGGCCGCTCAAGCGGACCTGCTCCGACCGGGGCTGGTACACGAGCTGCGCCCAGCGCGAGCGCATCAACGCCACCGCCGGAGGATTGCCCACCGCCCCCAGCTCTCCCGCGACGACCCACAGCGCCCGGCCCCGCTCCGGCTTCACCTGGACGGCCAGCGACGCGGTGCCCGGCGCCGGGCCCAGGTCCAGCGACATCTCCGAGCCGCCAACCTGCACCACCAGCGCCGGCTCGCCAGAGAACTCCCGGTTCGCGCCCAGCGCGAAGCGGTAGTTGCCCGGGGAGATCTCCACGCTGTAGCCGCCATCCGGCCCGGTGACGATGGTGAGCGGTTCGCTGCGGTCCGCGTTGACGGCCTCGACCTCGAAGCCCGCCGCGGGGCTCCCGTCCGGGCGATATACCCGGCCACTCAGGCGCGTGGCCTGCCGCAGCTTGAGCTCCACCGGCCCCCGCGCGCCCCGCTCCAACGACTGGGTAGCGCTCAGCCGCCCCTTGCGCGCCGTGAGCGAGTAACGCGTCACATAGGGCGGGCTGGCCACCGTGAAGGTGCCGTCCTGCCCGGAGAGCACGGAGTCGTCACAGACGTCGCACGACACCACGGCATCTGGCACCGGCCCGCCGCCCTCGTCGACGACGCGGCCCGACACACCCGGCAGCTTCTCCAGCACCAGGTCTCCCAGGTCGGACGACGCCGGGCGATCCACCATCAGCGGCTCGTAGCCCGACGCGTCCACCGACGCGATGACGCGGTCGCCCGCTGTGGGCAACGGCAGCTCGAAGCGGCCATCCGGTGCATTCACATCGTGCTCGTCCACGCGAAAGCGGCGCACCGGCGCACCGTCATCGCCCATGACGCGCCCGCGATAGACGTCGCGCTTCTTGAGCACCACTCGCACCGGTGGGCCACCCGCCTTGCCCTCGGCGCGCTCGACCTGGTCATAGCCCGGGTGCCTCACCTCCAAGCGGTAGCCCCGGTCCGGCCGCAGCGCGCGGAACTCGAAACGGCCGCTCGCGTCGGACTGCACGGGCTCCGCGCCACGGGGCACCACCACCAACATGGCGCCCGCTACCGGCGCGTTCTGCCCGTCCACCACCTCGCCACTGAGCGGCGCTCCGGGCTTCAGCTCCGCCTCCAGCTTCAGCGTCTGCCCATCCGTCAGCGTCACCTCCCGGCGCTCCGACGGCTGATAGTCGGGATGGGACGCCATCATCGAATACGTGCCCGCGGGCATCCCGCGCATCGGGACCATCCCATCCGAGCCGGACGGCCGGTCACTCCGGAAGATGCCTTGCTGCTCAACCCACAGCACCACGTCCGCGCCTTCCACGCGGCGACCCTCGGCGGAGACTGTCACTTCCAACGACGCGCGAGGCTCCAGCGCCAGTTGCACGTCGGTGGCCGGCGCAGTCACCTTCAGCTGGCCACCACCCCACTCCGAGTGGTGCGCATGGAGCTCGTAGAGCCCCGGCGTGGGCACCTGCGCGATGAAGCGCCCTTCCGCGTCCGCCAGCGTCGACGCGCCCGTGGGCTGCACCAACACGGACACGCCCGGCGCGGGCCGGCCATAGACATCCAGCACCTGCCCGCTGATGACGGTGGCGCGCTCCATCTCCAGTTCGAGCGCCGTCTCCCCTGGCGTCACCTTCGCGGGCAGCTGCGCATCACGGAAGCCCTCGGCCTGCCCGGTCAGCACGTAGTTGCCCACGGCCAGGGGGCCCAGCGTCACCAACGCGCCGGTGCCCCCGCGCTCCTGCCGGACAACCTCCCCCGTCGGCATGCGCAACAGTAGCTCCGGTTGCGGCACGGGCTGTCCATCTTCATCCACCACCGTGACGAGCAGGCTCCCCGCCTCCTCCAGCGCCAGCGTCACCTGGGTGACGCGCTCGTCCAGCGTCAAGACGCGGGGCACGGACGCCAGGCCCTTGGCCTCCGCGGTCACCACCAATTGGTCCGGATACAAGCCGGTGAAGCGCACCGGAGTGCCGTCCGTGCGCAGCTCCCGCGACAGGTGGTCCGCGCGCAGCCGCACCAGCGCGGCCGCGGGGGAACCGTTTCGGGTGACGCGGACCTCCAGGGTGCGCGCGGGCGTCAGCTTCAGGCGCACGGGCTGTGGTCCCGCCTCCACCTGGGCCCCCACCGCGGGCAGGTACCCCTCCGCCGTGGCCAGCACATAGAAAGGCCCTTCGCCCAGGCCCGTCAGGGTGAAGCGGCCATCCGCTCCGCTCGTGGACTCGAAGGCCAGCGGCGCCCGCCGCGACACTCCGTGCACGTGAGCCCCGGCCAAGGGCCGGCCGGCATCGTCCACCACCTGCCCCACCAGGGTGCGCAGCGGCGGCAGGTACAGCTCCACCGGGTCTCCAGGCGCGGCCCGTTCGCGGAGCGCGACGCCCAGCCCTGGCGCGCGGGCCCACACGGAGAAGGACACGCCAGCCAGTTGCTCGAAGCGGAAGCGCCCTTCCGCGTCCGTGCTGACCGTGGCCCGCGGCGTCAGGAAGCCCTGCTGTTGCTCGAAAAACGCCAGCGTGTGCAGCGCCGTCTCACGCGCCGAGCAGGACAGGAGCGCCTGGCCACACACATCACAATGAACGCCCAGGAGCGTCCGCTCCGCGCTGGCGGCCAGGAACACCTCCGCGCCCGCGACGGGGCGACCCGAGGCGTCCAGCACACGTCCCGTGAGCGCCAGCCCCTCGCCCGCGGAGGCCACGTCCACGGCGGCGAACTCCGGCAGGGCCTTGCCAGTGGAGGCGTGCGTGTCGCGAGCGGCGGGCCCCGTCTCCGTGCCGGGCCACAGCCACACCACCCCTGCCGTGAGCAGGGTCGCCATCACGCCTATGACAATCCAGTTGCGCATGCGCAGACGGCGCGGACGTTAGCCCGGAGCCGGGCGCGGAACGGCCGATTCCCCCTGAAAATTCCGGACGCGTCCTTTCCCGAACGCATGGGCGAGCCTCGCCTACAGCTTGTCTTCGAGGTCATCCAGGCGCTTCTCGACCCGCTCGAAACGCTCCTGGGTCGAATCCGCCATGGAAGTCAGCAGCCGGGCCATGCGGCCCGCATGGGCCTCCATCCGGCTCATGCGTCCCGACACGGAACGCAGCCCGACGATCATGGACTCCACGGTCGACATCATCGTCTCCATGTTGCCCATCATGGAGTCCATGTTCGACTGCATGGCCGCCATGTTCGACCGCATGGTCGCCATGCCGGCTCGCATGGACTCCATGCCCATCGCCATGCCTTCGATGTCCCCCTGCGTCGCCCTCAGCTCATGGCGCAGCTCAACCACCTCGCCCAGGAACTTCACCACCACG
It encodes the following:
- a CDS encoding lysine 5,6-aminomutase subunit alpha, whose product is MPGPFIEDARIEHARKLADEIVNPIFDLIRRNTTVSTERTVLRFFGLSGAGARGVPLANLMVDKLKAAGVLNKGAAYWYGRALQLGAKSPLEAVERLTALPTEKLAPLSPEQEHNLREEVRAEARAALDDLKARIAQREELRKQFPMPPAPHKYVIVATGNIYDDVDQARAAAQAGADVIAVIRSTAQSLLDYVPHGATTEGYGGTYATQENFRIMREALDDESRKLKRYIQLTNYSSGLCMSEIAFCAAYEKLDMLLNDAMYGILFRDINMRRTFIDQYFSRRICALAGIIINTGEDNYITTADAYDAAHTVIASQFINECFAKRAGLKDWQLGIGHAYEIDPYREDTLLLELSQAMLVRRCFPDAPLKYMPPTKHKETDIFFSHTYDVMANLVAMWTRQGIQLLGMMTEAMHTPLLADRYVALKSAAYIHRAARGIDEEFTVREDGKIANRAREVFGRAEQLLQECRDEGMVTAIGRGHFGDVKREETGGKGLDGVLEKAPDYFNPFLELLEAQ
- a CDS encoding catalase → MQTRSLLLTAILFGGSAAVAATPPPLTTDTGSPVGTNQNSKTAGPRGGVLLEDFHLIEKLARFDRERIPERVVHARGTGAYGTFESYGDFSKLTRASLFSAKGKKTPMFVRFSTVIHPTGSPETLRDPRGFALKFYTDEGNWDLVGNNLPIFFIRDAIKFPDMVHSLKPSPITNKQDPNRSFDFFSHLPESTHMLTQVYSDIGIPANYRQMNGHGVHSFKFVNAKGEYKYVKFNWSSQQGVKSLTAEDAARVISEDHQHATTDLYATIGAGKFPSWELSVQVLDPKELDKFSFDPLDATKIWPEAQVPSIKLGKFTLNKMPDNFFEETEQAAFSPGVQPPGIEPSEDRLLQGRLFSYADTQRYRIGANYQSLPINRSRATVSNNNQAGSMNFANTKSDVNYEPSVSRETQDAPQYLFSNAPLRGTTQQGGIEKTDNFAQAGAFYLALDAGGKDRLIKNLAADLNQVRDAKVKARMVGHFFMANPDYGTRLAKAVNVKLDDAKAAVATLAAR
- a CDS encoding ankyrin repeat domain-containing protein — protein: MIRKLLLGTLGLLMLGASVLTAAWMSLRATPAPQGRLLATSEAERYLLAAARAGETDIVAGLVQAGTPVEARDARGFSPLILAAYHGHADTVRALLSAGADACAGDNNGNTALMGAAFKGYADIVGLINQQPCAVDQSNRFGQTALMFASLFGRKEVVEQLRQQGASPDVRDGSGRSAQDWARTQEPNAPVPQAPTAPETSASAR
- a CDS encoding alpha/beta hydrolase — protein: MNGLLESSELLSPALESNPLGDPARRKLTVYLPPGYGADERRYPVVYFLHAFGNSGGSWTNASGFAPTVPQRLDALVESGAIPPVIGVFPDAWTSLGGSQWVNSDAIGRYRDYLTKDVVGFVDRTYRTLPKAASRAVVGHSSGGYGALVMGRYHPELFSHVGAHAADSYFEYCYLPDLPKAAAALLKAGGVEAWHAEFRARVSETKMRGDDFPVVNVLAMAAAYSPKKGEPLNVELPFDANTGRLRLDVWNRWLVHDPVRFVPKFMDAFRKLKTVYLDCGTRDEFNIRWGTRMLAEDFKNAGVERVHEEFEDGHSGVSYRFARSLSVLVPNLAQD
- a CDS encoding uracil-DNA glycosylase, which gives rise to MIDDTPEASQDLSALLDDVRRHLLWQEEAAGRVLMIDAKAALELQRSAPSLRARFARTQGTVDAAPPARPEAPLPRPPLASPAPEHRSIGTERPGPATPAGVVAPPGVGVAAPARVPPPSTPPMRPGGMALGAVEGQPPAPRTPVAGMRVDAPPPTSRPAGALPGAANGERPMLDEIRRELGDCQRCNLCSTRKNLVFGSGNPRAELVFVGEGPGENEDLQGVPFVGAAGDLLTKMIGAMGYRRDDVYICNVVKCRPPGNRNPEPEEVAACEPFLRAQLAAIQPKVVVALGKFAAQTLLRDSTPITRLRGNWRTYEGIQLMPTFHPAYLLRSPAEKRKAWEDLQAVMKVLGKQPGSRA
- a CDS encoding PaaI family thioesterase, coding for MAHQNPDYRQDTEDLFTSAAFVMDLGIQPVDIRPGEVEARLVVQPRHLQQDGVIHAGVQATLADHTAGAAAFSVVRKGQRVLSTSITVHLLQTASGEELRCKARVLRAGRRLIVTESEVHAVSGGTPRLVSKTTVTLAVMEPR